One genomic region from Cucumis melo cultivar AY chromosome 9, USDA_Cmelo_AY_1.0, whole genome shotgun sequence encodes:
- the LOC103504692 gene encoding NO-associated protein 1, chloroplastic/mitochondrial, producing MAVAPFSTTFFPPLPSIFTTSFSTSKSLKAPSTSSLILSQFSFETSHRKPPTADSPESDGTGAAAPTRGDRFLERHHSVEAAKFVLKENKKDRKRKKDKALKVSLAVASCYGCGAPLQTLELDAPGYVEPETYELKKKHHQLRRVICGRCRLLSHGHMITAVGGNGGYSGGKQFISAEELRDKLSHLRYEKALIVKLVDIVDFNGSFLARVRDLAGANPIILVVTKVDLLPKGTDLNCIGDWVVEATTKKKLSVLSVHLTSSKSLVGVAGVVADIQKEKKGRDVYILGSANVGKSAFINALLKKMAERDPVAAAAQKYRPIQSAVPGTTLGPIQIDAFLGGGKLYDTPGVHLHHRLAAVVHSEDLPALAPQSRLRGQHFQVHQLATDNEMAYKDLSSGLNGFSIFWGGLVRVDLLKVQPETCLRFYGPKGLQIHVVPTEKADEFYEKELGISLTPPSGKQTRNDWRGLETVRQLKINFEDEQRPASDVAISGLGWITVEHKKSVPNNHSDLESSVDELELAVHVPKPVEIFVRSPMPVGKAGSEWYQYRDLTEEEEEVRPRWYF from the exons ATGGCAGTCGCTCCCTTCTCCACCACTTTCTTCCCTCCACTTCCTTCTATCTTCACCACTTCATTCTCCACTTCTAAATCCCTCAAAGCTCCCTCAACTTCCTCCCTCATACTCTCCCAATTCTCATTCGAAACCTCCCACAGAAAACCTCCCACTGCCGACTCACCTGAATCCGACGGAACTGGTGCCGCCGCCCCCACCCGAGGCGACCGCTTCCTCGAACGCCATCATTCCGTCGAAGCTGCCAAGTTTGTGCTCAAAGAAAATAAGAAGGATCGGAAAAGAAAGAAGGATAAGGCCTTGAAGGTTTCTTTGGCGGTTGCTTCTTGTTATGGCTGTGGTGCTCCGTTGCAGACTTTGGAATTGGATGCTCCGGGCTATGTGGAACCGGAAACCTATGAATTA AAAAAGAAGCATCACCAGCTTAGAAGAGTTATCTGTGGGAGGTGCCGACTCTTGTCTCATGGTCACATGATAACTGCTGTGGGTGGAAATGGAGGTTATTCCGGGGGAAAGCAATTCATCTCAGCTGAGGAGCTTCGTGATAAGCTCTCTCACTTGCGTTATGAGAAGGCTTTGATTGTGAAATTG GTTGATATAGTTGACTTCAATGGCAGTTTTTTGGCTCGTGTGCGAGATCTTGCTGGTGCAAATCCGATAATACTGGTGGTCACTAAG GTTGATCTCCTTCCCAAGGGGACTGATCTGAACTGTATTGGTGATTGGGTCGTGGAGGCCACAACAAAAAAGAAGCTTAG TGTTCTGAGCGTGCACCTGACGAGCTCGAAGTCATTGGTTGGAGTAGCTGGAGTTGTAGCAGATATTCAAAAGGAGAAAAAG GGGCGGGATGTGTACATTCTG GGGTCAGCTAATGTTGGAAAGTCTGCCTTCATCAACGCTTTGCTGA AGAAGATGGCTGAAAGGGATCCAGTTGCTGCAGCAGCTCAAAAATACAGACCCATACAATCTGCTGTTCCTGGAACTACTTTAGGTCCAATACAAATTGATGCTTTCTTAGGAGGAGGG AAATTATATGACACACCTGGAGTCCATCTCCACCACAGGCTGGCTGCAGTTGTTCATTCAGAAGATCTTCCTGCCCTAGCTCCTCAAAGTCGGCTCAGGGGTCAACATTTTCAA GTTCATCAACTGGCAACGGACAATGAGATGGCATACAAGGACTTATCCAGTGGGTTGAATGGGTTTTCTATATTTTGGGGAGGTCTCGTGAGAGTAGATTTATTAAAG GTTCAACCAGAAACATGTTTGAGATTTTATGGTCCAAAAGGATTGCAGATCCACGTGGTTCCTACTGAAAAAGCAGATGAATTTTATGAG AAAGAACTTGGGATTTCACTAACACCTCCATCCGGAAAACAAACAAGGAATGATTGGAGAGGACTTGAAACAGTGCGTCAGTTGAAGATAAATTTTGAGGACGAGCAAAG ACCTGCTTCTGATGTGGCTATATCAGGCTTGGGATGGATCACTGTTGAGCACAAGAAGTCGGTCCCAAATAATCATTCTGATTTAGAATCATCGGTTGACGAACTCGAGTTGGCCGTCCATGTCCCTAAACCAGTGGAGATTTTCGTTAGGTCTCCCATGCCTGTTGGTAAAGCTGGATCAGAATGGTATCAGTACCGCGATTTAacagaagaggaagaggaagtaAGACCAAGATGGTACTTTTAG
- the LOC103504693 gene encoding probable aquaporin TIP5-1: MFFCKMAPTSLAFRCRQSITPTAIRSYVAEFISTFFYVFSVVGASMASQKYMPGITTTDLSSLLVAAIANAFALASAVYIAANISGGHVNPAVTFGMAIGGHVSVPTALFYWFAQMLASVMACIILRATIVGQRVPSYAIADEMTGFGASVVEGVLTFALVYTVFAASDRRRGPCNAIGAVMIGLIAGANVLAAGPFSGGSVNPACAFGSAIVAGSFKNQAVYWVGPLIGAALAGIVHDNVVFPAENVDSFRGVPEAVIA, encoded by the exons ATGTTCTTCTGCAAAATGGCCCCTACTTCCCTCGCTTTCCGCTGCCGACAGTCCATCACCCCAACTGCAATCCGATCCTACGTCGCCGAGTTCATCTCCACCTTCTTCTACGTCTTCTCTGTCGTTGGAGCATCCATGGCCTCCC AGAAGTATATGCCAGGCATTACTACGACAGACCTATCGAGTCTTCTGGTGGCCGCTATTGCCAATGCCTTTGCTTTGGCTTCAGCCGTATACATCGCCGCCAACATTTCCGGTGGACACGTCAACCCGGCAGTGACGTTCGGAATGGCCATTGGTGGCCATGTCAGCGTTCCCACTGCTCTCTTTTACTGGTTTGCTCAAATGCTTGCCTCTGTCATGGCCTGCATTATTCTTAGAGCCACCATTGTTGGACAG CGCGTTCCAAGCTATGCCATTGCCGATGAGATGACGGGGTTCGGAGCGTCGGTGGTGGAAGGTGTATTGACATTTGCACTAGTATACACCGTTTTTGCCGCCAGTGATCGGAGACGAGGTCCATGCAATGCGATTGGCGCGGTGATGATTGGGCTGATTGCTGGAGCCAATGTGCTGGCTGCGGGGCCATTTTCGGGTGGATCGGTGAACCCGGCGTGTGCATTTGGATCGGCGATTGTGGCGGGGAGTTTCAAGAACCAGGCAGTGTATTGGGTTGGGCCATTGATTGGGGCGGCTTTGGCTGGAATTGTTCATGATAATGTGGTTTTTCCGGCTGAAAATGTAGATTCGTTCAGAGGGGTTCCTGAGGCTGTTATCGCTTGA
- the LOC127150887 gene encoding beta-galactosidase 7-like has protein sequence MFKLQWLVAITLACLTFCIADNVSYDSNAIIINGERRIIFSGSIHYPRSTEAMWPDLIQKAKDGGLDAIETYIFWDRHEPQRRKYDFSGRLDFIKFFQLVQDAGLYVVMRIGPYVCAEWNYGGFPVWLHNMPGIQLRTNNQVYKNEMQTFTTKIVNMCKQANLFASQGGPIILAQIENEYGNVMTPAYGDAGKAYINWCAQMAESLNIGVPWIMCQQSDAPQPIINTCNGFYCDNFTPNNPKSPKMFTENWVGWFKKWGDKDPYRTAEDVAFSVARFFQSGGVFNNYYMYHGGTNFGRTSGGPFITTSYDYNAPLDEYGNLNQPKWGHLKQLHASIKLGEKILTNGTRSDQNFGSSVTLTKFFNPTTGERFCFLSNTNRKNDATIDLQGDGKYFVPAWSVSILDGCNKEVYNTAKVNSQTSMFVKEQNEKENAQLSWTWAPEPMKDTLQGNGKFAANLLLEQKRVTVDFSDYFWYMTKVDTSRTSSLQNVTLQVNTKGHVLHAFVNKRYIGSQWKSNGQSFVFEKPILLKSGTNTITLLSATVGLKNYDAFYDMVPTGIDGGPIYLIGDGNVTTDLSSNLWSYKVGLNGEMKQIYNPMFSERTNWIALNKKSIGRRMTWYKTSFKTPGGIDPVVLDMQGMGKGQAWVNGQSIGRFWPSFIAGNDSCNATCDYRGAYDPSKCVQNCGNPSQRWYHVPRSFLSSDKNTLILFEEIGGNPQQVSVQTITIGTICGNANEGSTLELSCQGGHVISEIQFASYGNPEGKCGSFKQGSWDVTNSALFVEKACIGMESCSIDVSAKSFGLGDVTNLSARLAVQALCAQN, from the coding sequence ATGTTTAAGCTTCAATGGCTTGTTGCAATTACTCTAGCTTGCTTGACATTCTGCATAGCAGATAATGTTTCATATGATTCAAATGCGATAATTATAAATGGAGAACGACGTATTATCTTCTCGGGCTCAATTCATTATCCACGCAGCACTGAAGCAATGTGGCCTGATCTTATTCAGAAAGCTAAAGATGGTGGACTTGATGCAATTGAGACATACATTTTTTGGGATCGTCACGAGCCACaacgaagaaaatatgatttTTCTGGACGTTTAGATTTCATTAAATTCTTTCAGCTTGTCCAAGATGCTGGACTTTATGTTGTCATGAGGATTGGTCCTTACGTGTGTGCCGAGTGGAACTACGGAGGCTTTCCAGTGTGGTTGCACAATATGCCAGGAATCCAACTACGAACTAACAATCAAGTCTACAAGAATGAAATGCAAACTTTCACGACAAAGATAGTGAATATGTGTAAACAAGCCAATCTCTTTGCTTCACAAGGAGGGCCAATAATATTAGCTCAAATTGAGAATGAGTATGGAAATGTGATGACACCAGCTTATGGAGATGCAGGAAAAGCATACATCAATTGGTGTGCTCAAATGGCCGAATCTCTCAATATTGGCGTTCCATGGATCATGTGCCAACAAAGCGATGCCCCACAACCTATCATTAATACATGCAATGGATTCTACTGCGATAACTTTACTCCAAACAATCCTAAGAGCCCAAAAATGTTCACTGAAAATTGGGTGGGATGGTTCAAGAAATGGGGCGACAAAGACCCTTACAGAACTGCAGAAGATGTAGCATTTTCTGTGGCAAGATTTTTTCAATCTGGTGGCGTCTTCAATAATTATTACATGTATCATGGAGGCACCAACTTTGGGAGAACATCGGGAGGTCCATTCATCACTACATCTTACGATTACAACGCCCCACTTGATGAATATGGGAACTTGAATCAACCTAAATGGGGGCATCTCAAACAACTTCATGCATCAATCAAGTTAGGAGAGAAGATTCTCACTAATGGCACACGCTCAGACCAAAACTTTGGAAGCTCTGTAACTTTAACGAAATTCTTTAACCCAACAACAGGGGAGAGGTTTTGCTTTTTAAGCAACACAAATAGAAAAAATGATGCCACCATAGATCTACAAGGAGATGGAAAATATTTTGTACCAGCTTGGTCTGTGAGCATTCTTGATGGTTGCAACAAGGAGGTTTACAACACTGCAAAAGTAAATTCTCAGACATCTATGTTTGTGAAGGAGCAAAATGAGAAGGAAAATGCACAACTCTCGTGGACTTGGGCTCCAGAACCTATGAAAGACACACTACAAGGAAATGGTAAATTTGCGGCAAACCTTCTCTTGGAACAAAAGAGGGTCACAGTTGATTTTAGCGACTACTTCTGGTACATGACGAAGGTTGACACTAGCAGAACATCTTCACTTCAAAATGTGACTCTGCAAGTGAATACAAAGGGTCATGTGCTTCATGCTTTCGTTAATAAAAGATACATTGGGTCGCAATGGAAGAGTAATGGCCAGAGTTTTGTGTTTGAGAAACCCATTCTACTAAAATCGGGAACCAACACAATAACTCTTTTGAGTGCCACGGTTGGGTTGAAGAATTACGATGCATTTTATGATATGGTACCTACGGGAATCGATGGAGGTCCCATCTATCTAATTGGAGATGGAAATGTGACAACTGATTTGTCATCAAATTTGTGGTCTTATAAGGTTGGATTAAATGGAGAAATGAAGCAAATTTACAACCCGATGTTCTCAGAGAGAACAAATTGGATTgcattaaataaaaaatctattGGAAGGCGAATGACATGGTACAAGACTAGCTTTAAGACACCTGGTGGAATTGACCCAGTGGTCTTGGACATGCAAGGAATGGGAAAAGGCCAAGCTTGGGTAAATGGACAAAGCATAGGCCGATTTTGGCCATCTTTCATTGCCGGCAATGACAGTTGCAATGCAACATGTGACTATAGAGGTGCATACGACCCTAGCAAATGTGTGCAAAATTGTGGAAATCCTTCTCAAAGATGGTATCATGTTCCAAGATCATTTCTTTCGAGCGACAAAAACACATTGATTTTATTCGAAGAAATTGGTGGAAATCCACAACAAGTGTCAGTTCAAACAATAACAATTGGAACTATATGTGGAAATGCTAATGAAGGAAGCACCTTAGAGTTGTCTTGTCAGGGAGGACATGTCATCTCTGAAATCCAATTTGCAAGCTATGGAAATCCAGAAGGAAAATGTGGTTCGTTTAAGCAAGGTTCATGGGATGTGACAAACAGTGCTCTTTTTGTGGAGAAAGCTTGCATTGGCATGGAAAGTTGTTCAATTGATGTATCTGCAAAGTCATTTGGATTAGGCGATGTTACAAATTTATCTGCAAGATTGGCAGTCCAAGCACTATGTGCACAAAATTGA
- the LOC127150886 gene encoding beta-galactosidase 7-like, with translation MFKLQWLVAITLACLTFCIADNVSYDSNAIIINGERRIIFSGSIHYPRSTEAMWPDLIQKAKDGGLDAIETYIFWDRHEPQRRKYDFSGRLDFIKFFQLVQDAGLYVVMRIGPYVCAEWNYGGFPVWLHNMPGIQLRTNNQVYKNEMQTFTTKIVNMCKQANLFASQGGPIILAQIENEYGNVMTPAYGDAGKAYINWCAQMAESLNIGVPWIMCQQSDAPQPIINTCNGFYCDNFTPNNPKSPKMFTENWVGWFKKWGDKDPYRTAEDVAFSVARFFQSGGVFNNYYMYHGGTNFGRTSGGPFITTSYDYNAPLDEYGNLNQPKWGHLKQLHASIKLGEKILTNGTRSDQNFGSSVTLTKFFNLTTGERFCFLSNTDRKNDATIDLQGDGKYFVPAWSVSILDGCNKEVYNTAKVNSQTSMFVKEQNEKENAQLSWTWAPEPMKDTLQGNGKFAANLLLEQKRVTVDFSDYFWYMTKVDTSRTSSLQNVTLQVNTKGHVLHAFVNKRYIGSQWKSNGQSFVFEKPILLKSGTNTITLLSATVGLKNYDAFYDMVPTGIDGGPIYLIGDGNVTTDLSSNLWSYKVGLNGEMKQIYNPMFSERTNWIALNKKSIGRRMTWYKTSFKTPGGIDPVVLDMQGMGKGQAWVNGQSIGRFWPSFIAGNDSCNATCDYRGAYDPSKCVQNCGNPSQRWYHVPRSFLSSDKNTLILFEEIGGNPQQVSVQTITIGTICGNANEGSTLELSCQGGHVISEIQFASYGNPEGKCGSFKQGSWDVTNSALFVEKACIGMESCSIDVSAKSFGLGDVTNLSARLAVQALCAQN, from the coding sequence ATGTTTAAGCTTCAATGGCTTGTTGCAATTACTCTAGCTTGCTTGACATTCTGCATAGCAGATAATGTTTCATATGATTCAAATGCGATAATTATAAATGGAGAACGACGTATTATCTTCTCGGGCTCAATTCATTATCCACGCAGCACTGAAGCAATGTGGCCTGATCTTATTCAGAAAGCTAAAGATGGTGGACTTGATGCAATTGAGACATACATTTTTTGGGATCGTCACGAGCCACaacgaagaaaatatgatttTTCTGGACGTTTAGATTTCATTAAATTCTTTCAGCTTGTCCAAGATGCTGGACTTTATGTTGTCATGAGGATTGGTCCTTACGTGTGTGCCGAGTGGAACTACGGAGGCTTTCCAGTGTGGTTGCACAATATGCCAGGAATCCAACTACGAACTAACAATCAAGTCTACAAGAATGAAATGCAAACTTTCACGACAAAGATAGTGAATATGTGTAAACAAGCCAATCTCTTTGCTTCACAAGGAGGGCCAATAATATTAGCTCAAATTGAGAATGAGTATGGAAATGTGATGACACCAGCTTATGGAGATGCAGGAAAAGCATACATCAATTGGTGTGCTCAAATGGCCGAATCTCTCAATATTGGCGTTCCATGGATCATGTGCCAACAAAGCGATGCCCCACAACCTATCATTAATACATGCAATGGATTCTACTGCGATAACTTTACTCCAAACAATCCTAAGAGCCCAAAAATGTTCACTGAAAATTGGGTGGGATGGTTCAAGAAATGGGGCGACAAAGACCCTTACAGAACTGCAGAAGATGTAGCATTTTCTGTGGCAAGATTTTTTCAATCTGGTGGCGTCTTCAATAATTATTACATGTATCATGGAGGCACCAACTTTGGGAGAACATCGGGAGGTCCATTCATCACTACATCTTACGATTACAACGCCCCACTTGATGAATATGGGAACTTGAATCAACCTAAATGGGGGCATCTCAAACAACTTCATGCATCAATCAAGTTAGGAGAGAAGATTCTCACTAATGGCACACGCTCAGACCAAAACTTTGGAAGCTCTGTAACTTTAACGAAATTCTTTAACCTAACAACAGGGGAGAGGTTTTGCTTTTTAAGCAACACAGATAGAAAAAATGATGCCACCATAGATCTACAAGGAGATGGAAAATATTTTGTACCAGCTTGGTCTGTGAGCATTCTTGATGGTTGCAACAAGGAGGTTTACAACACTGCAAAAGTAAATTCTCAGACATCTATGTTTGTGAAGGAGCAAAATGAGAAGGAAAATGCACAACTCTCGTGGACTTGGGCTCCAGAACCTATGAAAGACACACTACAAGGAAATGGTAAATTTGCGGCAAACCTTCTCTTGGAACAAAAGAGGGTCACAGTTGATTTTAGCGACTACTTCTGGTACATGACGAAGGTTGACACTAGCAGAACATCTTCACTTCAAAATGTGACTCTGCAAGTGAATACAAAGGGTCATGTGCTTCATGCTTTCGTTAATAAAAGATACATTGGGTCGCAATGGAAGAGTAATGGCCAGAGTTTTGTGTTTGAGAAACCCATTCTACTAAAATCGGGAACCAACACAATAACTCTTTTGAGTGCCACGGTTGGGTTGAAGAATTACGATGCATTTTATGATATGGTACCTACGGGAATCGATGGAGGTCCCATCTATCTAATTGGAGATGGAAATGTGACAACTGATTTGTCATCAAATTTGTGGTCTTATAAGGTTGGATTAAATGGAGAAATGAAGCAAATTTACAACCCGATGTTCTCAGAGAGAACAAATTGGATTgcattaaataaaaaatctattGGAAGGCGAATGACATGGTACAAGACTAGCTTTAAGACACCTGGTGGAATTGACCCAGTGGTCTTGGACATGCAAGGAATGGGAAAAGGCCAAGCTTGGGTAAATGGACAAAGCATAGGCCGATTTTGGCCATCTTTCATTGCCGGCAATGACAGTTGCAATGCAACATGTGACTATAGAGGTGCATACGACCCTAGCAAATGTGTGCAAAATTGTGGAAATCCTTCTCAAAGATGGTATCATGTTCCAAGATCATTTCTTTCGAGCGACAAAAACACATTGATTTTATTCGAAGAAATTGGTGGAAATCCACAACAAGTGTCAGTTCAAACAATAACAATTGGAACTATATGTGGAAATGCTAATGAAGGAAGCACCTTAGAGTTGTCTTGTCAGGGAGGACATGTCATCTCTGAAATCCAATTTGCAAGCTATGGAAATCCAGAAGGAAAATGTGGTTCGTTTAAGCAAGGTTCATGGGATGTGACAAACAGTGCTCTTTTTGTGGAGAAAGCTTGCATTGGCATGGAAAGTTGTTCAATTGATGTATCTGCAAAGTCATTTGGATTAGGCGATGTTACAAATTTATCTGCAAGATTGGCAGTCCAAGCACTATGTGCACAAAATTGA